Genomic window (Leptospira bouyouniensis):
GTCCATTTTATGATTGTCGACTAAAGAATGTAATACGGACTTCGCTCGTTCTTCGGATAATTTCTGATTGTATTCTTTTTTTCCAATATTGTCTGTGTGACCAGAAACTCGTATTTCCCGGTCAGGGTATTTTTTTAAGATCTCAGCAATTTTTGCTACAGCAGATTCCGCATCAGATTTTAATTTGCTATCATTAAAATCAAAAAGAATGGAATCCAATGAAAACACAATTCCATCGTCTGTGGTACGAACCTTCACAGGTAATTGTTCGGCAATTTGATTTGGGTCATCTGGTCGTAAATTTGGCTCTAATGTTTCATTTGTTTCTGGGGGTGAACCTTGGGTGTTAGTGTTTTCTTGAATTCCCGATGTTTCTGGTCGTTGTATTCCAAGAAGTTTATCATTTGGAAATAATTTTCCTGGATTTTGTTTTCTTTGGATGCGTCTACCATTGGGAAGACCATCCTTCGTATATCCTACAATCAAATCATTTAAGATGTCTTCACGAATGGATTCTTTATCTTTGGCATTCACGTGGTTTCTTAAAAAATAAACACCTTTTACAAAAAAGTTAGCTTCTTGTACCGTCCCATTTGGATAAATAAATGTATAAGAAAGTTTAACTTCTTTGAATTCAGGAACTCCTCGTTCTGCATTAAAAAAAACAGTTCCAGTTGCAAAACCAAATATCTTATAAGGTACGTTAGGCGCCATTTTTTCTGATTCTGGTTTCGCATAAAAAATTGGATAGGTATAAGTAATTTTTTCACAATTGCCAGAATAGTTACCTTCTTTCCATGGAAATATTCCCTGAAATGTATACTCTGGTGTGACCTTCACACGGATACGTTCCGATGAAAAATCAAATGATTCCTCCGCAGGTAGTTTCCAAACATCTCCGACTGATACAGGTGAATCAGGAAAGGAAGGAAAACTTCGAAGGTTTGGCATAATGAATTCGTTCGGGACTTCATACCGACCATTTCGAAACAAAGTAAAATCGGAAACAAATTCCTTATCTTTCCAAAATGGGCCAGATGTTTTGCCATACCGAAGGTATGTATCAAACCATGCATTCACCAAACAGGAGTCTTGTGAGCATTGTTTGGTTTTCATTACTACTCGATTTTTGTCTTCACGTTCGACGGTTTTTGTACCAACTCGAAACAGAACTTCATGGTATTCGTTCAGTTCCAAAACTTGGTTTGAGGCCCATTTCCAATGGAATTTTGTTGTACCAACTGGGACTGCTAACAAATCCAGATATGGTAGAATTGTAATAAAACAAATCAGTAGGAATCTGCTCTTAGTCATCACTTAGCAAAGATCGGGGATTTTTAATAAAAACTGAGGGGAGAATTGGAAAAAACGAAGGGTTTTTGCGATTGACGGAGGATTGAATTTGGGCTTTACCTGAATTACGATGAAAAACCTCTCTCTGCTTTTTTACATTTTGATTACAATCAACTTTGTCGCTTGTAAGGACAAACAAACTTTAAAAGTAGCTGGTTCTGAGACAATGAACAGCATGATGCGATTTTTAGGCACAGAATACGAAAAGGCAAACTCAAATATTCGTGTAACAGTCGAAGGTGGTGGTTCAGAAGCAGGGATTGACCGTCTCCGAAAAGGAGAAATTGACATGGCAGTTTCTTCAAGGGCACTCAACGAAGCTGAATTTGACGATCTAAGAAAAACAGGAAACTTGGAAATTGTAAGATTGGCATATGATGGTGTTGCACTGGTTGTGAATTCCAAAAACCCTGTCACAAAGTTAAATTTGATACAAACTTCAGATATATTTGCTGGGAAAATTAAAAACTGGAAAGAAGTGGGTGGTTCCGACGCACCGATCTCGATAGTGATTCGTAATGATAAATCTGGAACCCAAGACTATTTCCAAAATCACATTTTAAAACGAAAGGATTTAGGTTCTAATGAATTTGCAAAGTTTAAAACCAATGTTTTTTCACCAAGTGCCAAAATCGTAAAAGATAATGCAGAAATGGCAAAATTCATACAAGAAAATCCAAATAGCATAGGTTATATGGGAATGGGTTCTGCTTTAGTTGATCACAAAGATAAATTAAAGGCACTGGATTATGCCAAAAATGCGCAAGACCCTTATGTGGCACCTTCCGTTCGAAATGTATATGATCGCAAATATAAACTTGCGCGTGAATTGTTTATGATTTATAAAACAGACCAAGGGGATAAAATTGATGCATTTGTTACTTACCTTACAAGTGAAGAGGGACAAGTAGCAGTTTTACAATCTGGTTATTTAAGAGCTTCATTGCCGGAAGTAGAAGTTTCAGCTGAACCTGTGAAGTAGGGTGAGACCGATTCCAATTATCTATAGCAGAACATAAAATATATAATTGTTATTCTTCTGAAGGATAACAATTATATGCGGAAGATGCATATTATAGTGAAATTACAAAATCCGTTTTTTCAGCAAATTAACTTCATTCGTTGCAAATGTTTGAACGATACTCGGAGAAAATGAAACGGTAGATTGTTTTGTTAAAAATCAAAATCTAAATCTAAGATTCAAATTTATCATTTATTGAAGAGTTGTTTCCACATGGGTGGGGATTTCAACTTATTTCGGCTGAGTTGGAAAACTGGAACCGGTGTTCCGACTCCTTTCAAAGTTGCTTTTTGTTTGCGAAAAAAATAACCATGTTGTTTGACTAGGTCTTCAGATCCAGTGGCATTCCAAACAGTTTCGCTGAGCCATACTTCACCTGATTTGGCAAGGCCTTGCACGCGGGCTGCTATATTCACGGATTGGCCAAAATAATCGAGGCGTTCATCATTGACAACTGCCAAAGCAGACCCTTCGTTGAGTCCCACTTTCAAACCAATTTCATAGCCTTCTTTTTTCCACTCTAGATTCATGGATTCAATTCGTTGCATCATTTCGAGGGCTGCAAGAAGTCCTTCAGTTGGTGTGGAAAACGTTGCCATAATCGCATCACCCATAGTTTTAACAATAGCACCTTTGAACTTTCGCACAATCTCTGTTAGGATACGGAAGTGTTCTTGTACTAATTTATAAGCAAGGATATCACCCGCTGTGTCATACATTTCCGTTGAACCTTTAAGATCAGTAAACATGATTGTAAGTGATTTTACATTTAAGTTTAAATCGGGAGATAGTTTTTGGATGCGAAATAAATCACGGAATGATTGGTTGTTTAACAACATTTTAGCAGTTAAAAAAGAATGGCGAACAGTTGGGAATGAGTTGGCAATCCTCTCAATTTCTTTTGGATTCGGAGTTAAAACATTCAGTCCTACTTGGAACCGAGTTCGGTTGTGAATGGTAAAATGGTGATGGCCTTCAGGAATCGATACAGCATCTGGTTTCATTCCGCTTTCCATCAAATCCACTAAGTAAACTTGATTAGAATGAGGAAGGTTTGGGTCCACGGAAAACAAACACATTGTATTTCGATCGATGCTGACAAACTGAATGAGATGGCCTTGTAATTCACCGTATTTTGCATCAAACTCGAAAGTATAGGAATCATCTATATCAAGTTTCGCATAATCTCGAATCGATGATTGGATCCATGTTTTTAGTTCATTTGATTTATCAAAATTTTCTGAAAAAAAATAACGGA
Coding sequences:
- a CDS encoding OmpA family protein, with protein sequence MTKSRFLLICFITILPYLDLLAVPVGTTKFHWKWASNQVLELNEYHEVLFRVGTKTVEREDKNRVVMKTKQCSQDSCLVNAWFDTYLRYGKTSGPFWKDKEFVSDFTLFRNGRYEVPNEFIMPNLRSFPSFPDSPVSVGDVWKLPAEESFDFSSERIRVKVTPEYTFQGIFPWKEGNYSGNCEKITYTYPIFYAKPESEKMAPNVPYKIFGFATGTVFFNAERGVPEFKEVKLSYTFIYPNGTVQEANFFVKGVYFLRNHVNAKDKESIREDILNDLIVGYTKDGLPNGRRIQRKQNPGKLFPNDKLLGIQRPETSGIQENTNTQGSPPETNETLEPNLRPDDPNQIAEQLPVKVRTTDDGIVFSLDSILFDFNDSKLKSDAESAVAKIAEILKKYPDREIRVSGHTDNIGKKEYNQKLSEERAKSVLHSLVDNHKMDEKHISFRGYADEFPIAPNDTEENRHKNRRVEITLVLD
- a CDS encoding phosphate ABC transporter substrate-binding protein — its product is MKNLSLLFYILITINFVACKDKQTLKVAGSETMNSMMRFLGTEYEKANSNIRVTVEGGGSEAGIDRLRKGEIDMAVSSRALNEAEFDDLRKTGNLEIVRLAYDGVALVVNSKNPVTKLNLIQTSDIFAGKIKNWKEVGGSDAPISIVIRNDKSGTQDYFQNHILKRKDLGSNEFAKFKTNVFSPSAKIVKDNAEMAKFIQENPNSIGYMGMGSALVDHKDKLKALDYAKNAQDPYVAPSVRNVYDRKYKLARELFMIYKTDQGDKIDAFVTYLTSEEGQVAVLQSGYLRASLPEVEVSAEPVK
- a CDS encoding adenylate/guanylate cyclase domain-containing protein, translated to MKDSIIKQKFDTLRSFPVLNSKILQIAENYVNHSDDWKLLRINPLKFAAEHSLSENDSVDFFVHAAKVGLFDFAYNLICPMCGGIVHSHHKLDDIEGKEFHCVSCNIVVPTLLDDQVEVAFQIHPSLQKNHIDPFVDVTNYFRYFFSENFDKSNELKTWIQSSIRDYAKLDIDDSYTFEFDAKYGELQGHLIQFVSIDRNTMCLFSVDPNLPHSNQVYLVDLMESGMKPDAVSIPEGHHHFTIHNRTRFQVGLNVLTPNPKEIERIANSFPTVRHSFLTAKMLLNNQSFRDLFRIQKLSPDLNLNVKSLTIMFTDLKGSTEMYDTAGDILAYKLVQEHFRILTEIVRKFKGAIVKTMGDAIMATFSTPTEGLLAALEMMQRIESMNLEWKKEGYEIGLKVGLNEGSALAVVNDERLDYFGQSVNIAARVQGLAKSGEVWLSETVWNATGSEDLVKQHGYFFRKQKATLKGVGTPVPVFQLSRNKLKSPPMWKQLFNK